In Fusarium fujikuroi IMI 58289 draft genome, chromosome FFUJ_chr08, one genomic interval encodes:
- a CDS encoding related to multidrug resistance-associated protein — protein sequence MSADNIFGPQRAGVLDFTILFEQSILSLLPTGLFILLVPLRLYVLWSNERATKSKPLLWAKMAIIAIYACLQTALLVLWCRQNSTKTAIAEPVLGLIESFALAALSFVEHLNSRKPSKLIGAFLVITIILDIALVRTFWIRSMHSIASVFTASFVIKTILLILEETPKSPLSDKEKIQETASGVVNRSFFWWLNGLFLQGHRTILETEDLQAIDSKFDTDHVSTPLEKQWERARNSGQPSLLKSTFLAYKWQFAAGIIPRLLHSGFNFAQPFLIQSVIVLVSKKEMSVQTSSGLIGATVLIYIGLAISGAWHKHMSYQLVTMYRGGLVSLIFKKTLKLKTTSIKDSAPVTLMTADVETIVAAGASVHDMWANMLELPVGIYLLYRQVGKPSLLVLVPTVITTIVSGVISPAMEPATVKWNEAVQKRVGETSSMLNQMKGIKMMGLTDFFLKMVQGLRVHELKVSAKFRWLLVYFNALAMISAQLTPVVVIMSAIYWTKADGGLSVAEAFTSLSLISVVTQPLVMILVSLMQIAGVVGGSGRIQAFLLLDEQLAAKEAVDVDAVTIQNVSIQTPDGNSLLTNINLQISPGTLNMLVGRVGCGKSSLLRTIIGELIPSEGTVKTQDSLAYCDQVPWLRNTTIRENVVGLSPMDDKWLSTVLHACALEEDLHQLPQGQETIVGSGGVALSGGQKQRVALARAVYSRKKLIVLDDVFSSLDKTTADAVFHRLLGAEGLLRSSTVVLVTIHYLPFADFVSVIEEGRITRNQVQYSQLEATETLNTIAPIETQQLVQKDIVKLTPKREIDLARKTGDTDCYKIYVKSMGWKVISIIFPTSVIGAVLEAMPREYCARHFDEANDVEIWLRIWTEKGEGSKDAHYAGGYIGLVVASMALALLNIEFSQDMTLIDMSLPLAFYLTLDLTLRCLVQVGVVASGASYFGAFLPISILALYLIQKYYLRTSRQMRLLDLEAKTPLYTQFTEITAGLATIRSFGWTNDFLAESFRMLNTSQKPFYLMFCIQRWLELVLDLFVAGMAILLVTIALRIPGTTSEGAIGLAMVNLLGLNLTLTTVIDQWTTLETSLGAIARLKSFISDTPNENKSGETEVPDNWPGGRIVFDEVTASYSDESQPVLRDVSLAIEAGQKVCVCGRTGSGKSSFMLSILRLLELQSGSIHIDGKDLASIPRQHIRSQITTIPQDPVSLTGTVRQNLDPEALIQADEILIEALKKTTLWATIDTRGGLDADLSELGFSVGQRQLFCLARALLSHSNIVLLDEPTSSVDNTTDKDVRHIIREVMQGRTVIEVTHRLDYVTDFDLAVVMKDGRVIETGDPRELLVQDSALKVLRG from the exons ATGAGTGCGGACAACATTTTTGGCCCGCAGAGAGCGGGCGTTCTCGACTTTACCATCCTTTTTGAGCAAAGTATTTTGTCTCTTCTCCCGACTGGTCTGTTCATCTTGCTTGTGCCGCTGAGACTATATGTGCTATGGAGCAATGAGAGGGCCACCAAATCTAAACCTTTGCTATGGGCAAAAATG GCCATTATTGCCATTTATGCCTGCCTCCAAACCGCTTTGCTTGTCCTCTGGTGCCGACAAAACTCAACAAAAACAGCAATCGCCGAGCCCGTCCTTGGATTGATCGAATCATTTGCGCTTGCCGCTCTGTCGTTTGTTGAACACCTAAACTCCAGGAAGCCATCCAAGTTGATCGGAGCATTTCTCGTCATAaccatcatcctcgacatTGCCCTCGTCCGAACTTTTTGGATACGATCGATGCACAGTATTGCAAGTGTTTTCACTGCCTCGTTTGTGATCAAGACGatcctcttgatcttggaAGAAACACCGAAATCGCCACTCAGTGACAAGGAAAAGATACAGGAGACAGCATCTGGAGTGGTCAAtaggagcttcttctggtggTTGAATGGACTCTTCCTGCAAGGCCATCGCACTATTCTCGAGACCGAAGACTTACAGGCGATAGACTCAAAGTTCGACACAGACCATGTATCCACACCGCTGGAGAAACAATGGGAACGAG CCCGCAATAGTGGCCAGCCCAGTCTCTTAAAATCCACCTTCCTCGCTTACAAGTGGCAATTTGCTGCCGGCATCATCCCTCGACTCCTTCACAGCGGCTTCAACTTTGCGCAACCCTTCCTTATCCAATCCGTTATCGTGCTCGTCAGCAAAAAGGAAATGTCGGTCCAAACTTCCAGCGGGCTCATCGGAGCAACAGTCCTCATCTACATTGGCCTTGCCATTTCTGGTGCCTGGCACAAACACATGTCTTACCAGCTGGTGACTATGTACAGAGGTGGACTTGTGTCGTTGATATTCAAGAAGACactcaaactcaagaccACGTCCATCAAAGACTCTGCACCTGTTACACTCATGACGGCGGACGTGGAGACgattgttgctgctggagccTCGGTCCATGATATGTGGGCAAACATGCTGGAGCTTCCTGTGGGAATTTATCTGCTTTATCGTCAAGTTGGCAAGCCTAGCTTGCTTGTGCTGGTCCCAACCGTCA TCACAACGATTGTCAGTGGCGTCATCTCTCCAGCCATGGAACCAGCGACAGTGAAGTGGAATGAAGCTGTTCAGAAGCGAGTCGGTGAAACATCAAGCATGCTCAATCAGATGAAAGGCATCAAAATGATGGGCCTGACAGATTTCTTTCTCAAAATGGTCCAGGGCCTCAGAGTCCATGAGCTCAAAGTGTCTGCCAAGTTCCGATGGTTGCTCGTCTACTTCAATGCCCTCG CCATGATATCTGCCCAGTTGACTCCGGTGGTTGTCATCATGTCTGCAATTTACTGGACCAAAGCAGATGGAGGCCTAAGTGTCGCAGAAGCGTTCACATCACTGTCCCTGATTTCTGTTGTGACTCAGCCCCTGGTCATGATTCTCGTCTCTTTGATGCAGATCGCAGGTGTTGTCGGGGGAAGTGGCAGGATTCAAGCTTTTCTGCTCCTGGATGAGCAGCTtgctgccaaggaggctgtcgatgttgatgccGTCACTATACAGAACGTCAGCATTCAGACACCCGACGGAAATTCTTTGCTCACCAATATCAACCTCCAAATCTCGCCCGGGACACTAAACATGCTCGTAGGCAGGGTGGGCTGCGGAAAGTCATCACTCTTGAGAACGATCATCGGTGAACTTATACCATCGGAGGGGACGGTCAAGACCCAGGACTCTCTTGCGTATTGCGACCAGGTACCATGGCTCCGCAACACCACAATTCGAGAAAACGTCGTTGGGCTTTCGCCGATGGACGACAAGTGGCTGTCGACAGTCCTTCATGCTTGCGCTTTGGAAGAGGATCTCCATCAACTgccccaaggccaagagaCAATTGTTGGTTCTGGTGGAGTGGCGTTGAGTGGAGGCCAAAAGCAGCGGGTTGCTCTTGCAAGAGCTGTGTACTCGcgaaagaagctcatcgtACTTGATGATGTCTTTAGCAGCCTTGATAAAACGACTGCTGATGCAGTGTTCCATCGCCTTCTGGGGGCTGAAGGGCTGCTTCGGTCAAGCACCGTTGTGTTGGTAACCA TTCACTATTTGCCATTCGCGGACTTTGTTTCCGTAATTGAAGAAGGCCGAATCACTCGCAACCAAGTTCAATACTCTCAACTTGAAGCCACCGAAACTCTAAACACTATCGCACCAATCGAAACTCAGCAGCTTGTACAGAAAGATATAGTCAAGCTTACTCCGAAGAGGGAAATCGACTTAGCTCGGAAGACTGGGGATACAGATTGCTACAAGATATATGTCAAGTCAATGGGTTGGAAAGTGATTAGCATCATCTTTCCAACTTCAGTGATTGGCGCCGTTCTTGAAGCCATGCCTCGTGAGTATTGTGCGCGCCACTTCGATGAAGCTAACGATGTAGAAATCTGGTTACGAATTTGGACGGAGAAAGGTGAGGGCTCGAAGGATGCTCACTATGCTGGAGGTTATATAGGGCTAGTCGTTGCTTCAATGGCCCTGGCACTTTTGAACATTGA GTTCAGCCAGGACATGACACTCATCGATATGTCTCTCCCGCTAGCGTTCTACCTGACACTGGATT TGACCCTGAGGTGTCTTGTTCAGGTTGGTGTGGTGGCCTCCGGAGCGAGTTACTTTGGCGCATTTCTCCCCATTTCAATCTTGGCTCTGTATCTCATCCAAAAGTACTACCTGCGCACATCTCGTCAAATGCGACTCCTGGACCTCGAAGCCAAAACACCGCTCTACACACAATTCACAGAGATCACGGCTGGACTCGCAACAATCCGCTCATTCGGATGGACAAACGACTTTCTCGCCGAAAGCTTCCGCATGCTGAACACGTCGCAAAAACCCTTCTACCTAATGTTTTGTATTCAGCGATGGTTGGAACTGGTACTCGACCTCTTCGTCGCTGGAATGGCCATCCTCCTGGTCACAATTGCTCTGAGGATTCCTGGCACCACTAGTGAGGGCGCGATTGGGCTCGCCATGGTGAACCTGCTAGGGTTGAATCTGACACTAACAACAGTGATTGATCAGTGGACGACTCTCGAGACTTCACTCGGAGCTATTGCCCGGCTGAAGTCCTTCATCAGCGATACCCCAAACGAGAACAAGTCGGGTGAAACTGAGGTCCCAGACAACTGGCCTGGTGGTAGAATCGTGTTTGATGAAGTGACCGCATCATACAG TGACGAATCTCAACCTGTTCTTCGCGATGTTTCGCTTGCGATTGAAGCTGGGCAAAAGGTCTGCGTATGTGGACGTACTGGAAG TGGCAAATCATCATTTATGCTTTCGATTCTTCGTTTACTCGAGCTACAATCAGGAAGCATTCATATCGACGGCAAAGACCTAGCATCAATACCGCGTCAACACATCCGATCCCAGATCACAACTATCCCTCAAGATCCTGTAAGCCTCACAGGTACAGTACGACAGAATCTCGACCCAGAAGCACTCATTCAAGCGGATGAAATCCTTATTGAAGCTCTGAAAAAGACTACCCTATGGGCAACCATTGACACTCGCGGCGGACTCGATGCTGATCTCAGCGAACTTGGCTTTTCCGTCGGCCAGCGCCAATTGTTTTGTCTCGCACGAGCCTTGCTCTCACACTCAAATATCGTGCTACTTGATGAACCAACCAGCAGTGTTGATAACACTACCGACAAAGACGTACGGCATATCATTCGAGAGGTTATGCAAGGGCGAACAGTTATTGAAGTCACACATCGTCTCGATTATGTGACAGACTTTGATCTCGCTGTTGTCATGAAGGATGGACGAGTCATCGAGACTGGCGACCCAAGGGAGCTACTCGTCCAAGACTCAGCTTTGAAGGTGCTGCGGGGATGA
- a CDS encoding probable monooxygenase produces the protein MATKRFHLMGENPSTAQEIEIPTSLDEQGLQHLVASHFAIVDPSGIGFVTESDALTTVADVLAADDISITIDGKAVREIPGPKGLPLVGNYFEVYPDHLGNHQRLFDKYGPLFKTTNMGSTIYHTNDPKLANIVFGETDFFSKRIIEGHPLFPIKNKEAGVFLGDTDTEEWKEVHKFLPPALGPKAVRHYAPTMQKTVEDAFKVFDELDERDEAWNVYPYMLKLGSQAVGKLVLGMDFQHFTSPDARPHAMVMRIAQSLELNKKITSMGSWYKNLPFGDPQRLRDARAHMELMMKESVENASKGEGDLELQDAAVQAENMVDYVLRASDSKGNKLPRERIMEPLVVATGAGFTTTSSLLSWLLYGLVAYPGMQERLLQEMVDNGFDENTQITADLTNKLTFLDKYIKETQRRHNPSYQPARTASVDMILPGGYKLPKDSIVIPALHHIHNNTKIWDNPALFDPDRWDTERVKNRPNASYIPFATGPRMCVGFNFALQEVKVFLPKLVYRYKFSLAQDGPVEYDPMFQLIRPNNLYVRAERRIKWPSKRD, from the exons atggctactAAACGCTTCCATCTTATGGGTGAAAACCCTTCCACTGCCCAAGAAATTGAGATCCCTACGTCATTAGATGAGCAAGGTCTTCAACATTTGGTGGCGTCGCATTTTGCAATTGTTGATCCATCTG GCATTGGCTTTGTCACCGAGTCTGATGCTTTGACGACTGTTGCAGACGTCCTCGCCGCTGATGACAtttccatcaccatcgatgGAAAAGCTGTCCGTGAGATTCCAGGTCCAAAAGGTCTGCCTCTTGTAGGCAACTATTTTGAAGTCTACCCTGACCATCTCGGTAACCACCAACGGTTATTCGACAAATATGGCCCTCtcttcaagaccaccaacatGGGCAGCACTATTTATCACACAAATGATCCCAAGCTGGCCAATATTGTTTTCGGCGAGACAGACTTTTTCTCAAAGCGCATCATCGAAGGCCACCCTCTGTTtcccatcaagaacaaggaggctGGTGTTTTCCTTGGTGACACTGATACAGAAGAGTGGAAAGAGGTACATAAGTTTCTGCCTCCTGCTCTTGGTCCCAAGGCTGTGCGACACTATGCCCCTACCATGCAAAAGACTGTTGAAGATGCGTTCAAGGTCTTTGACGAACTCGATGAGCGTGACGAGGCTTGGAATGTGTATCCCTACATGTTGAAGCTTGGATCCCAGGCTGTCGGCAAGTTGGTGCTCGGCATGGACTTCCAACACTTTACCTCTCCTGATGCACGACCTCAtgcgatggtgatgagaattgCGCAATCTCTGGAACTCAACAAGAAAATTACCTCCATGGGCAGCTGGTACAAGAACCTCCCATTCGGTGATCCCCAACGTCTTCGTGACGCTCGTGCTCACATggagctgatgatgaaggagtCTGTCGAGAACGCTTCCAAGGGTGAGGGCGACTTGGAATTGCAAGATGCTGCCGTCCAAGCCGAGAACATGGTCGATTATGTCCTTCGTGCTAGCGACAGCAAGGGCAACAAGCTTCCTCGTGAGCGCATCATGGAGCCTCTTGTTGTCGCCACTGGTGCCGGTTTCACAACGACGAGTTCTCTTCTGTCATGGCTGCTGTACGGCCTTGTTGCCTACCCCGGCATGCAAGAGAGACTTCTCCAAGAGATGGTCGACAATGGCTTCGATGAGAACACCCAAATCACTGCCGACCTGACCAACAAACTTACCTTCCTTGACAAGTATATCAAGGAGACACAACGACGACACAACCCTTCATACCAACCTGCACGAACAGCATCCGTCGACATGATTCTCCCTGGTGGCTATAAGCTTCCCAAGGACTCTATCGTCATTCCCGCTCTTCATCACAttcacaacaacaccaagattTGGGACAACCCAGCTCTGTTTGATCCCGATCGATGGGACACTGAGCGTGTCAAGAACCGCCCCAACGCTTCATACATTCCTTTCGCCACTGGACCTCGTATGTGCGTTGGTTTCAACTTTGCTCTCCAAGAAGTCAAGGTCTTCCTCCCCAAGTTGGTGTATCGATACAAATTCAGTCTTGCACAAGATGGACCTGTTGAGTATGATCCAATGTTTCAACTGATTCGACCAAACAACCTGTATGTGAGGGCAGAGCGAAGGATAAAGTGGCCTtcaaagagagattaa
- a CDS encoding probable NADH cytb-reductase has product MASFTAKEVAAHSTRDDCWTIINGKVYDVTKYIEDHPGGADVLIEVAGKDSTVEFDNAGHSEDAFEIMEEYLIGTYSGAPVRGAPKAVTLKKTVPKAVAGSNFTSTALTATAAISVGAVALQAYRLNPEMLNSLPKLKTSSSGPGFLEGFLIASALFTVAGTITAKKLSKHLHFEEGGFMSYAPHKKMPKVTKVNPLIQRGWLDPTTYHALPLTEKELIAPNVYRLVFSLPTPTTVLGLPTGQHLAIKAEIDGKIVNRSYTPISNNNDLGRLELVIKCYPDGLLTGKYLANLSLGDEVSFRGPKGAMRYKNGLCKRIGMLAGGTGITPMFQIIRAICEDDRDLTQVSLIYANRSEQDILLRDELETFARRYPQNFRLYYVVEKAPENWAYGTGYATQELMEEKFPAPGAESKIMLCGPPGMVKAAKTSLGNLGFEQPGASAKMSDHIFCF; this is encoded by the exons ATGGCTTCGTTTACTGCTAAGGAAGTGGCTGCTCACAGCACTCGTGATGATTGTTGGACAATCATTAACGGAAAAG TCTATGATGTTACGAAATATATTGAGGATCATCCTGGTGGTGCGGATGTTCTAATCGAAGTCGCTGGAAAGGATTCGACGGTGGAGTTTGACAATGCAGGTCATTCTGAAGATGCGTTTGAGATTATGGAGGAGTATCTCATTGGGACATACAGTGGTGCACCTGTACGAGGCGCGCCTAAAGCTGTGACGCTCAAAAAGACAGTGCCAAAGGCTGTTGCTGGGAGTAACTTCACTTCAACGGCACTCACAGCTACAGCTGCTATTTCTGTCGGCGCTGTTGCACTTCAAGCATACCGATTGAACCCCGAGATGCTAAACTCACTACCCAAGCTCAAAACCAGCAGCTCAGGACCTGGCTTTCTAGAAGGTTTCTTGATTGCTTCAGCACTCTTCACCGTCGCTGGTACAATCACCGCCAAGAAACTCTCCAAGCATCTTCACTTTGAAGAGGGCGGCTTCATGAGCTACGCTCCTCACAAGAAAATGCCAAAGGTCACAAAAGTCAACCCCCTCATCCAACGAGGCTGGCTCGACCCAACAACATACCACGCTCTCCCCCTAACCGAGAAGGAATTAATCGCCCCCAACGTCTATCGTCTTGTCTTCAGCCTCCCAACACCCACAACAGTCCTCGGTCTCCCAACAGGCCAGCATCTCGCCATTAAAGCTGAGATCGACGGCAAGATCGTCAACCGCTCATACACCcccatctccaacaacaacGATCTCGGCAGACTCGAGCTCGTCATCAAATGCTACCCCGACGGTCTCTTGACAGGAAAATACCTCGCCAACCTCTCCCTCGGCGATGAGGTTTCCTTCCGCGGTCCCAAGGGCGCAATGCGCTATAAGAACGGTCTCTGCAAACGAATAGGCATGCTCGCCGGCGGAACGGGAATAACGCCCATGTTTCAGATAATCCGCGCTATTTGCGAAGACGATCGCGACTTGACGCAGGTTAGTCTCATTTACGCGAACCGCTCAGAACAAGATATTCTTCTGCGCGACGAACTCGAGACTTTTGCGCGTCGGTACCCACAGAATTTCCGTCTGTACTACGTCGTAGAAAAGGCGCCGGAAAATTGGGCTTATGGCACGGGATACGCTACACAGGAGCTTATGGAGGAAAAGTTCCCCGCGCCAGGCGCAGAGTCCAAGATCATGCTGTGTGGCCCGCCGGGGATGGTAAAGGCGGCAAAGACGTCGCTTGGCAACCTTGGCTTTGAGCAGCCTGGGGCTTCTGCCAAGATGAGCGATCACATCTTTTGCTTCTAG